A segment of the Necator americanus strain Aroian chromosome IV, whole genome shotgun sequence genome:
CCTTGCTTTTTGGACCATGGTCACTAAAAGGCAGCGAATCATGAGACTGACGTAGTTGGGAAACATGTGGGAGAACATAGAGCTCGGGATTTAGATTACAAAAATGAACGTGGTCCAGCTCAATCTCCTCCATTCGTCCCCAAAAACAGCATGGGAAAGGCGTCCATTCCTACGAGGCAAGCTGGAACGCGCCCAGATCcgtggggttatgcctttaaataatacTTCAGGAACATAATGATACATGAACACAACCATTGTTCTTGCACCAACCTaacaaaaccaatgaataggccgGTGAGGAAACCGTAGCGTGTACAATGGTTGCACGCTCTGACGTACGGCGTGGGAAATAAGCAATTTCTACactgtttttttaggacgatttaGGGAAATTGAGCCGAGCCAGTTTCAacttcgtaatctacacccccaTCTCTATGTATTCCCGCAGGTTTTTCTACTATGTCGGctccgtgatacgctgcctttaagaggcTACATCCAGCCATAGAGATGTTTCATGGCTAGAATGAGACTCTCGTAGAGTATAGTAGGTAAGTAGGTACGACGAGATGAAGCATGGAGCATTTTTGTGGCAGCAGACAGAGGAAGAATTTAAAGAGAATCATTGTGTTTGTTTTGGTGTTGAATGCATCTGTTTTAGGACGCACTCATTCGCGAGTTTTTCGGCAAAGGATTTCCAACCATTGGCGAACTTCTCCACAATTCTGACCTAGTTTTTGTCAACACCGATGAAATTATCGAGAAGCCACGTCCATTGTCGCATAAAGTCAAATATATTGGAGGTATCGCATTATCAGAACCCAAACCTCTTACAAAGGTAGGTTAAAAGTGACATTCGAACACAATTAAACTCCGccatgcatatatatatatatatatatatatatatatatatatatatatatatatatatatatatatatatatatatatatatatatatatatatatatgcaatCTCAGGATATGAGAAATCTGCTTGGTAATTATACGAAGAACGTGGTATTCTCATTTGGAACACAGGTAAGCTCATCTGAACAAACTGTATAGTACCAATACAGTACACAATAAAGCACCATTCCAGGTACCCACCGAGAACATTCCCCTTCatataagaaaaatgtttgtcGAAGCATTTGCTCATTTCCCGAATGTCAACTTTTTGTGGGCGTATAAATTACAAGGCGATGAAGGAAACATGTTCGCCACCGTCCCCAACGTAAAACTCGTTGAGTGGCTACCGCAAACGGATCTTTTGAGTGAGGAACCTTGCCTCAAATCTGTACTCACGAACTAATCACATAATCGACACTTTTAGATGATCCTCAAGTGGTCGGATTCATTTCGCATATGGGTTTAAACTCATTCCTGGAAGCATCAAGAGCCGGAGTACCGATCATTGCTATTCCTCTGTTTGCAGATCAAACTCACAACGCTCACATCGGTATGCCTCATTTGGAGTCGGTTCGATACAGCCTTTTTTAAGGCATAGAAACTATTACGTGCGCGTTACCGTATTCTATCATGAGAATTACAAATCTCATTTGTAAGAAGATTGTAAGAATACCAGTTGACTGTACCGTATCCCAGGTGCCTACCGTGGAACAACGATTGTCGTGAAGCCACAGTTACTCAGCagtgataatttgaaaaatgccCTAAAGAAACTATTAAATGAGAAAAGGTTGGTtgcattttgttgtttattcttTAATTCCTTTTCCTTCCCCCCTTCTGTAACTTTTCAATCTCTTGCTCTTCTATCCTCTTTTCTCTGCTCACGTTGGCTTTTCCTACTTTTGAATACTTTCTTTGTTGTAAGATGGAGAACTGCTTTTTTTATACTATATAGCTACGCTTTCACAAACGCCCATTCACCATACTAGAATTAGGATTACGTCGAACATGGTAAATTTTCAGTTATATGGAAAACGCCAAGCAACTTTCACTGATGATGAGAACAAAGCCGGAGAATGGCCGTGACCAATTTGTGCAGTGGATCGAATTCGCCGCAGCCAACAAAAATCTACACAGGGTTAGTGcttgagacaaaaaaaatgggagaaaATGATTTCTGTAAGTTTGTAAATACAGAACTGTCTAACAGTGACCACTTACAGATCCTCAATCTTCCCGGACACGACATTGGTGTATTGGAGTACTATTGTATCGATTGTATACTGCTACTTCTTTTCATGTGTTCTATTGCATCCATTATCGTGTGGAAAATAATATCCTTAAtaattttcgaacaatttttaaaataggtATTTTATCTGCAAAAATCAAGACACATTAGAATTAACAATTGTTCAACTGTAAATAAATGTCACTGTATATTTCAAATGTACAAACTCTTCAGTAACGTAATAAAGTTGGAACCAATCTCGAACAGCATAAAACTAGCATAAcaatcaaaacaacaaaaaaagggaaaataacAATATGCAAAGAAATTGATCAAAGATCAAGTTTACCCTTGACAGTCCCTCGAATGATTTCGACCAACATATCGAATTCTTTCACCTTACTATTGTTCACAGAAGAATCCTTGAAACACAAAATTTAGAAGTGAAATGGTTAATATGTCTACGATGCACGGATTTTCAAAGTATCAATCACTTAATAGTCTGATTTATAAGGTAGAAACATACCTGTCTCGTGTGCCGTTGTATAAAGTTCCCAAGCTCTTCCGCTGCTATGGCAAACATAAGTGGATTACGGTCACGAGTCACCTGAAAGACAGCATATTCCGCTTCTGAAGTGATAATGTTTACCGTTTCGTACCTTCTCATCTCGAATTGATCCTGCATAAGCGCCCAATAATGAAGTGTACTGGACGTAGTGCTGTTCTTCAAAAACAGAAGCTTGCTCGGTAGAAAGTCGCCGAATATGGCTCAAGATATCTGCCTAAAAAACCAGCGTGACGAAGAAACGATTTACAAAGAAGGAGCCACCGGTATTTCTGGAACAGAAACAATTGTTCTAGAACAGAAACAACAACGTGTTTATTACAGCGCAAAAACCTCTTTAGCTAAACCCTACGTAGTTTATTGCTTCCCGCTACTAGGTTTCCGTGCAGTACCTGCGCGTACATCTACTCTGAATCATTTGTTATCATTGTaatctcttttttgtctttattaTCCAACGCCTGCTTGACAACCAAGGCTACTCAAAAGATAAATTTGAGCAAGCTGTCTTATacaagacgaaaaaaattaattaataaatatacgAATTACATAAACATTTTAGCAATTATATCTAAATTTTACACAAAATATAATGGAGaaacgattttaaaaaaattgaagagtcACTACAAGAGTGTTCTCCAGATAAGAGcagaaatcatttaaaaaaaaaacttacagcGTCACTTATGCTGGTCGTAATCTGTCTAGCTGTGTTCTTCTTGGGACACCAAATAGCGAAACGGCATtccaaactgaaaaaaacatacatttCTATAACTCGCACACATCGTAGCAGCAGGAATTACTAAATGCAAAACGATTACAAATTTAGTGCTGCTTCTTAATCACTTCGGATAATGGTCCCTAATGGCGGCTTGattccatcaaaaaaaaaaaaaaaactttgctgtTTTCAAACAAGGAAGCGACGAAAGAAGCGCACAAGGTaacaaaaggagaagaaacagTGTAAGAAATTACCTGTCACGAGCAGCAGAATTCAAGTATGCGCCGATGAGTAAGGTTTTGGTAAAGCTGACGTCTCCTACGGAATACTCTTCAAAATGCACGAGTAAATCTTCGAAGCTAAAAACAATAGTTTATTTCGTAATTAAAATGAGACCAAACTGTATATCTCCATTCAAAATGACCTCGTTTTTTCGTAACTCGTGTCTTTCATTTCCTCACTGGTTTAATATTATAACCAATTCTACATTGCTATATAGATTTCTGATCTAGATCTATGGTAgagtcaaaaagaaataaagcagggtgcagttgcgtaagcggccacGCTCGAAGCGAAGCGGTGGAGCATTGGGGTTGGGATTGtgatgggacccttgctggcaccacccattgctgcagttcgcgatggtcccacctcgattatAACCGTCGTCTCCACCGCACAGTGTCGCaggttacgcaactgcaccgtgattcatgtcgtttttatccGAGTATACTTtcacttacaaaaaaaaaacttaagaaaaCTTGAACAAAAACTCCATCACTGAAGATTGTTTCATAATCGTACAAGGGGAAACTTTGGTCATACTCCGCAGCATTCATCAATTACTTAAAAAAGTAATACAACCCAATGAAGCCCACAGCAATCTCTCCGGCACAAGACTAACCAAGTCCATATCAGAGGTGTTGCGGATCTGGGCTTCTTTTCTAGATTGTTATAAACGAAGCATACATGACTAATCTACTCCACAGAAACTTACAAAGGCATGAACGCATCCAATCCAGCTACTCGGCATTCCATGCGAAAACACAGTCGACCGTCTAATGCTGTCTGAAGTGGGAAATTTGTAGTAGATATAAAATTCATAACAAACAATTAAAGTGTAGACAAATGTCCAACCTTAAGAACATATCCAGTGAGAAGGCGAGAATAACAAGTTGCTATAACGTCGTCGGCAAGTACGTCACGTCCTAATTTTGATTGGAAATTAGCAAAATGAGAGACATTaacaaagagaagaaggagagaaaaattgtgttttttgtAAACCAAAGTCAAACAAACTTTTGGAAACTAAAGTCAGAGATGACTTCGGACGAACTTTCCCATTAACAAGTACAGGAACATACCTACGAGCAGCACCTCTGCCAATCTAACGTAAATATCGTTGGCATCCGCGAAAGCCAAAAACGCCGTAAGTCTTTCGTCATGCAGTAACAACGTCCATAACAAGGCAAGTCGGACAATGTCAATGTCATCTTCGGAAGCATCGCTGAAGGTGAAAGTGGTTCAACCAAGAACTAAGAGATGACACGAGTAATACCTACCTTTCTCTTTTATGTATGGCGTCAAGCACTCGTCGAATAGGAACCAATGTCCAGGACCCATCCACAAGAGGATTAACGCCAGCAGCAAATTGGAAAAACGTCTCATTCCCTGACTTGCTGgaagaaaagcgaaaatgaAACGTAAATGAGCGAataattctcatttttaaaatgagaatTATCAAAGAACATACATTTCCTCCAAGTATagttcctttatttcttcgaTACGGGAACGGGCAAGGTCGAGGATGGGATCTttgcttctaaaaaaattcttatccCAAACGACTTTTCTGACTACAAAATTCCGAAGCAGGTTTCTTCGTTCACATTGGCCTTAGTTTCTAGCTCTTTCTTTCTAAGAACTTATCTGCAGTCCAATGCAACTTTTCCAACAGACTCCAACTAGAGCATCTTTTCATCTGTTTGACCATTCaatctattaatttttattaatttaggTATTCTGTAGGTATTTAGGTATTCTGTATTCTGATATGAAAGGTTCTAAAAAATCGAGAGTACCAACGAAGATTAAAGAGATACGAACGTAAATACAtccaaacttcaaaaaattcacttctAAAGAAGAAAGGTCCTTAGTGTACCGAACAAAAAACTAATAAGTCAACTGGAATTAACCTTCACGATCAATGGAGAGCAAAATGTTGCTACAAAGTTTGAAAGGTACTCTCAAATGTTATGTTTCTGCATGAtagcgtttttttctgaatgagaTATATGTGTATTTGATATAAGGATTATAGCAAACATACCCGCTAGGTGCAATTTTACAATTATCGAACAACTTCACAGCGTTTCTCTGTTGACGTGGGGCAACACTACGCAAACACTTTGTGGCAAAGTCTAGTTGGACTGCATCCTAAAATTGTATGAATTCCATTTGGGAAAACTCTACTAAGATTATGCACATATGAttaagaaaagataaaaggaataagaaaattaGTGACTTCTGCAATGTGGCAAAGATCAACGGCGGCAAACTGCCAcgatatgaagaaaaatttgaagaaaaaaactaagggAGAACTGGATGGAGGGTAACCTCCTAATACACTTcgattttctgttcttttttcttttgaaagttcAAGTTATTCGGTTTACAAGATATATGGTTGATTCATGCAGAAAATTACGTATTTCAAGTGAGAAAGCTGTTTGGACTATTAATCGGATGTGTTGCAGACCGTAGAATAGGTAAATGAAGCGACGAAGATCtctcaaggaaaaaagttaCCGTAGCCAGCCGATTGTACTTTTCTTGTTCACTACGATCAGGAAACTCGTCTAGAACTTCAAGTTGATCAAGCATTTCTTGAACCACAGGTGGAGGTGGCGGCGGTACTTGATGTGGTTTTGGCGattcaaatttcttcccaGATGGATTGTCCGGCGGAGGCCCGGTCTTCCGAGATGCTTTGAACTTTGAAACTGCAATAACACCATTTCTTTTGGCGAAGACAGCGAAAAGTCGGTCAAAACTTGGGGATACACATGTAAGCACCTGTAGATTTGTTCTTTTCGTTCGCACTCGCTTTGGTGTTGTGACGATTCTTTAGGAAGGCAATGGTTGCTGGAtctaaaatttctacaaatttgACTAACTCTCGAGCATAATCGAAGTGTTTTACACCAAACTTTAGATCAAGCTGAAAGGCGGAGAACAATTTTAGTAGCGGTTAAGAATGTTTGCGTTTAGCAATCATAACGAAATAGAATACAACTGTTATAGTTATGCAGCGCAACAAATCTATGACAAAATTGGGATTACGAGCTGCACTCTCAGCACAAAATCAAAGTTAAGATGACAACAACATCAGTTGAATAACAGACAAGCTTACTTATTTTCTCAGCAATTTCCTTCTTTAGTTGatcgatttcttcctgatttagACTAGC
Coding sequences within it:
- a CDS encoding hypothetical protein (NECATOR_CHRIV.G16111.T1), with the translated sequence MDRSIFVKRPTASETEDDILAMQAEWEARKAKESKPTVQIHRPKGKSSVSTNSEDVTRKPRTFKSISSRNLREGGRFFIDLDKITEEWSNRVLFDVEERNSDWLDSDHSDELTRRGFEKLQYSTDEGFPEVLDLTAYYKQDAEVKRVAEGKSFFAAEFDRLHGKIEEASPLLDDQEKNIDAEENYATENDKYLASLNQEEIDQLKKEIAEKINPATIAFLKNRHNTKASANEKNKSTVSKFKASRKTGPPPDNPSGKKFESPKPHQVPPPPPPVVQEMLDQLEVLDEFPDRSEQEKYNRLATDAVQLDFATKCLRSVAPRQQRNAVKLFDNCKIAPSGSKDPILDLARSRIEEIKELYLEEIKSGNETFFQFAAGVNPLVDGSWTLVPIRRVLDAIHKRESDASEDDIDIVRLALLWTLLLHDERLTAFLAFADANDIYVRLAEVLLVGRDVLADDVIATCYSRLLTGYVLKTALDGRLCFRMECRVAGLDAFMPFFEDLLVHFEEYSVGDVSFTKTLLIGAYLNSAARDSLECRFAIWCPKKNTARQITTSISDAADILSHIRRLSTEQASVFEEQHYVQYTSLLGAYAGSIRDEKVTRDRNPLMFAIAAEELGNFIQRHTRQDSSVNNSKVKEFDMLVEIIRGTVKGKLDL
- a CDS encoding hypothetical protein (NECATOR_CHRIV.G16110.T1) — protein: MYRLIYIFLLISTARSLNIVIYLSLVGKSHVDFTSALINSLVDRGHEVDLLIARQNTLVTSNGTHKASKVSTFSFPGQSPWIDVEHLKTPFDLQRRKPQMFLEYVRIASQLCRYGLASGEPASFLRRKKYDIGITSDYDFCGYILFHQAGINTVASFTATNLLSHQAFSLGLPSPASCVTGNFDLSSGSHRPGIFERATRLLKAMRFVFVERPEYEELGDALIREFFGKGFPTIGELLHNSDLVFVNTDEIIEKPRPLSHKVKYIGGIALSEPKPLTKDMRNLLGNYTKNVVFSFGTQVPTENIPLHIRKMFVEAFAHFPNVNFLWAYKLQGDEGNMFATVPNVKLVEWLPQTDLLNDPQVVGFISHMGLNSFLEASRAGVPIIAIPLFADQTHNAHIGAYRGTTIVVKPQLLSSDNLKNALKKLLNEKSYMENAKQLSLMMRTKPENGRDQFVQWIEFAAANKNLHRILNLPGHDIGVLEYYCIDCILLLLFMCSIASIIVWKIISLIIFEQFLK
- a CDS encoding hypothetical protein (NECATOR_CHRIV.G16110.T2) — translated: MYRLIYIFLLISTARSLNIVIYLSLVGKSHVDFTSALINSLVDRGHEVDLLIARQNTLVTSNGTHKASKVSTFSFPGQSPWIDVEHLKTPFDLQRRKPQMFLEYVRIASQLCRYGLASGEPASFLRRKKYDIGITSDYDFCGYILFHQAGINTVASFTATNLLSHQAFSLGLPSPASCVTGNFDLSSGSHRPGIFERATRLLKAMRFVFVERPEYEELGDALIREFFGKGFPTIGELLHNSDLVFVNTDEIIEKPRPLSHKVKYIGGIALSEPKPLTKDMRNLLGNYTKNVVFSFGTQVPTENIPLHIRKMFVEAFAHFPNVNFLWAYKLQGDEGNMFATVPNVKLVEWLPQTDLLNDPQVVGFISHMGLNSFLEASRAGVPIIAIPLFADQTHNAHIGAYRGTTIVVKPQLLSSDNLKNALKKLLNEKSYMENAKQLSLMMRTKPENGRDQFVQWIEFAAANKNLHRVSA